One Vanessa cardui chromosome 4, ilVanCard2.1, whole genome shotgun sequence genomic window carries:
- the LOC124544284 gene encoding caseinolytic peptidase B protein homolog has product MSTIRSAAAKVLRFGAVRLFTVPVRRSTSFNRSTSITSSASRRRRYIVQAASIGLALIAADHVYNEKRFFSAAKLGNIQELRKQVETGKDDGRNSGDGEGGPADRRHSLGWTALMVAAANDQPATVKELLRLGAKPDLREQYAGASAAAASTGMHPLEVLQRREDEFCSAMNARASFLGWTALHYAALSDSSKSAKALLEAGADPTARDHAGRRALHYARDPSTTRDVILEHIRRWEETAAAAAAEERRRFPLEQRLKQYIVGQTAAIETVAAAVRRKENGWADEEHPLVFLFLGSSGIGKTELAKQLARYMHRDDPAAFIRLDMSEYQEKHEVAKLIGAPPGYVGHEEGGQLTRALARRADAVVLFDEVDKAHPDVLTVLLQLFDEGRLTDGKGKLIECKNAIFVMTSNLASDEIAQYGLRLRREAEALAAQRVRPAVAAPTTPVPLTDQTRKEYDENSEVFVPPEGEGEQEEALQVSRKFKDTVVRPILKRHFGRDEFLGRINEIVYFLPFSRQELLTLVQMELRAWAEKARARHAVELRWEGGVLGALADGYDVHYGARSIKHEVERRVVNQLALAAERGAVAGGCSVLLSARAGRLMLAVRTPPQREYVPLDLTA; this is encoded by the exons ATGTCAACAATTCGGTCCGCAGCCGCGAAGGTGCTTCGATTCGGTGCAGTACGATTGTTTACAGTGCCAGTAAGACGCAGCACCTCTTTTAATCGGAGTACTTCAATAACTTCGTCTGCTTCGAGACGGCGTCGATACATAGTGCAGGCTGCCTCAATCGGGCTAGCGCTCATCGCTGCTGATCATGTATATAATG aaaaaagattttttagtgCTGCAAAACTTGGAAATATTCAAGAACTCCGAAA gCAAGTGGAAACAGGAAAAGATGATGGACGAAATTCCGGTGATGGCGAAGGAGGCCCAGCGGACAGACGACATTCTTTGGGATGGACAGCTTTGATGGTCGCGGCTGCTAACGATCAACCAGCAACAGTGAAGGAATTACTTCGGCTAGGAGCAAAGCCTGATCTGCGTGAACAATACGCAGGGGCCTCTGCTGCCGCGGCCTCAACTGGTATGCATCCATTGGAGGTGTTACAGAGACGAGAAGATGAATTCTGTAGTGCAATGAATGCACGGGCATCATTCTTAGGCTGGACAGCACTTCATTACGCAGCTCTATCAGATTCATCAAAGTCTGCTAAAGCATTGCTAGAAGCCGGTGCTGATCCCACTGCCCGAGACCATGCTGGGCGTCGAGCGCTTCATTATGCCAGGGACCCTTCTACCACACGTGATGTAATTCTAGAGCATATCCGTCGCTGGGAAGAGACCGCTGCGGCAGCCGCGGCTGAGGAACGACGGCGGTTTCCCCTTGAACAGcgcttaaaacaatatatcgtTGGACAAACGGCGGCCATAGAAACCGTTGCTGCCGCTGTCCGCCGGAAAGAAAACGGGTGGGCGGATGAAGAACATCCGCTCGTATTCCTTTTTTTGGGAAGTTCTGGAATCGGGAAAACGGAACTTGCAAAACAACTCGCAAGGTATATGCATCGTGACGATCCCGCCGCTTTCATTCGATTGGATATGTCAGAATATCAGGAAAAGCACGAAGTGGCCAAGTTGATTGGAGCTCCGCCGGGATACGTGGGTCACGAAGAAGGCGGACAGTTGACGAGAGCGCTGGCTCGACGAGCGGATGCTGTAGTTTTATTCGACGAAGTGGACAAAGCCCATCCTGATGTTCTCACAGTACTTTTACAACTCTTTGATGAG GGACGCCTTACGGATGGCAAGGGTAAACTGATCGAGTGCAAGAATGCTATCTTTGTCATGACGTCTAACTTGGCGTCGGACGAAATCGCACAGTACGGACTGCGACTGCGACGTGAAGCTGAGGCGCTGGCGGCGCAGCGAGTGAGGCCCGCAGTCGCCGCCCCCACCACGCCCGTACCTCTCACGGATCAGACCAGAA aaGAGTACGATGAAAATTCCGAAGTATTCGTCCCGCCCGAGGGCGAAGGTGAGCAAGAAGAGGCGCTTCAGGTGTCCCGCAAGTTCAAGGACACGGTGGTGCGGCCCATCCTTAAAAGGCATTTCGGACGCGACGAGTTCCTTGGCCGCATCAACGAGATCGTCTACTTCCTGCCCTTCTCGCGGCAGGAGCTGCTCACGCTCGTGCAAATGGAGCTACGTGCGTGGGCGGAGAAGGCACGAGCCAGACATGCCGTTGAGCTGCGCTGGGAAGGCGGGGTTCTGGGCGCGCTCGCCGACGG ATATGACGTGCACTACGGCGCGCGTTCGATCAAGCATGAGGTGGAGCGGCGCGTAGTGAATCAGTTGGCGCTGGCGGCCGAGCGCGGCGCCGTGGCGGGCGGCTGCTCTGTGCTGCTCAGCGCGCGCGCCGGCCGGCTAATGCTCGCAGTGCGCACGCCCCCACAGCGTGAATACGTACCGCTCGACCTCACCGCGTGA
- the LOC124544114 gene encoding phosphatidylcholine:ceramide cholinephosphotransferase 2-like isoform X1: MGSEGAMARSPRRISAHRRSRSRSRELTRLRTQLNGKGPIQANGDWMTISARSPDKEPSPPKQINFAEPLVESVRVYLTNELPAKQLALVPCAPSPPSPPTPPPLCHVDIATNTAREEIKGINFEARLKRNDLNNNASGRQSDRRDMPSQAELMQRQPLLARTVKTDAPQPTTDESDPDQDHSPQRAHAGDFMVEIPPGTVREERYPKEIWKTILSFFFLFICVCVNMMSLSLVHERLPDRNTTPPLNDIVLDNITARDWGLAVSEYLIMISTTVAMLVVVFHKHRFIVARRLFFIIGLLYLYRSVTMFVTVLPVSSTTYYCSPKSNNTTPLLVIRRMFYLISGFGLSINGKHTYCGDYIYSGHTMVLVLSYLIVAEYSPKKLWPVHWAMWGSALLGVSFVLLAHGHYTVDVVIAYYVTTRLFWTFHSLLVTPHRSGNGYNHYMIQREWWYWLFTYLERNVRGPVPRRYDWPLPWPRTKLFSRLS, translated from the coding sequence GTCCAATACAAGCCAATGGTGATTGGATGACGATCTCAGCACGCTCCCCGGATAAGGAGCCCTCACCGCCCAAGCAGATCAACTTTGCGGAACCCCTGGTCGAGTCGGTGCGCGTATACCTTACCAATGAGCTACCTGCCAAGCAGCTAGCGTTGGTGCCGTGCGCGCCCTCGCCGCCCTCGCCACCTACGCCTCCGCCGCTGTGCCATGTTGACATAGCAACCAACACCGCGCGTGAGGAAATCAAGGGTATTAACTTTGAGGCGCGCCTCAAACGGAATGACCTAAACAACAACGCATCGGGACGCCAAAGCGACAGAAGAGACATGCCGAGCCAAGCGGAGTTGATGCAGCGACAGCCGCTGTTGGCACGCACCGTCAAGACGGACGCGCCGCAGCCTACTACCGATGAGTCTGATCCAGATCAAGATCACTCCCCTCAGCGCGCTCATGCCGGTGATTTCATGGTGGAGATACCTCCCGGCACAGTTCGCGAGGAAAGATATCCGAAAGAAATATGGAAGACAATATTATCTTTCTTTTTCCTATTTATATGCGTATGTGTTAATATGATGTCGCTGTCATTAGTACACGAGCGGCTTCCAGACAGAAATACAACGCCACCACTGAATGATATTGTGCTCGACAATATAACCGCGCGGGACTGGGGCCTAGCTGTGTCAGAGTACTTGATCATGATATCTACGACGGTTGCCATGTTAGTCGTCGTCTTCCATAAACATCGATTTATAGTCGCCCGACGACTATTCTTCATAATCGGTCTACTGTATCTTTATAGGTCAGTCACCATGTTTGTGACCGTACTGCCTGTTTCCAGTACCACCTATTACTGTAGTCCTAAAAGTAACAATACAACACCACTGCTCGTTATAAGAAGAATGTTTTACCTGATATCGGGCTTCGGTCTGTCTATAAACGGAAAGCATACTTATTGTGGAGATTACATATACTCAGGACATACGATGGTGTTGGTTTTGAGTTACCTAATCGTTGCAGAATACTCACCGAAAAAGCTATGGCCGGTACACTGGGCGATGTGGGGCTCGGCTCTTCTCGGCGTATCGTTTGTGCTGCTGGCGCACGGTCATTACACGGTAGATGTTGTAATCGCGTACTACGTAACTACGCGATTGTTCTGGACGTTCCATTCGTTGCTCGTTACCCCGCATCGCAGCGGCAACGGTTACAATCACTACATGATACAACGTGAGTGGTGGTACTGGCTGTTCACGTACCTGGAGAGAAACGTGCGCGGGCCGGTGCCGCGGCGCTACGACTGGCCGCTGCCCTGGCCACGCACCAAGCTGTTCAGCCGGCTCAGCTAG
- the LOC124544114 gene encoding phosphatidylcholine:ceramide cholinephosphotransferase 2-like isoform X2 yields MTISARSPDKEPSPPKQINFAEPLVESVRVYLTNELPAKQLALVPCAPSPPSPPTPPPLCHVDIATNTAREEIKGINFEARLKRNDLNNNASGRQSDRRDMPSQAELMQRQPLLARTVKTDAPQPTTDESDPDQDHSPQRAHAGDFMVEIPPGTVREERYPKEIWKTILSFFFLFICVCVNMMSLSLVHERLPDRNTTPPLNDIVLDNITARDWGLAVSEYLIMISTTVAMLVVVFHKHRFIVARRLFFIIGLLYLYRSVTMFVTVLPVSSTTYYCSPKSNNTTPLLVIRRMFYLISGFGLSINGKHTYCGDYIYSGHTMVLVLSYLIVAEYSPKKLWPVHWAMWGSALLGVSFVLLAHGHYTVDVVIAYYVTTRLFWTFHSLLVTPHRSGNGYNHYMIQREWWYWLFTYLERNVRGPVPRRYDWPLPWPRTKLFSRLS; encoded by the coding sequence ATGACGATCTCAGCACGCTCCCCGGATAAGGAGCCCTCACCGCCCAAGCAGATCAACTTTGCGGAACCCCTGGTCGAGTCGGTGCGCGTATACCTTACCAATGAGCTACCTGCCAAGCAGCTAGCGTTGGTGCCGTGCGCGCCCTCGCCGCCCTCGCCACCTACGCCTCCGCCGCTGTGCCATGTTGACATAGCAACCAACACCGCGCGTGAGGAAATCAAGGGTATTAACTTTGAGGCGCGCCTCAAACGGAATGACCTAAACAACAACGCATCGGGACGCCAAAGCGACAGAAGAGACATGCCGAGCCAAGCGGAGTTGATGCAGCGACAGCCGCTGTTGGCACGCACCGTCAAGACGGACGCGCCGCAGCCTACTACCGATGAGTCTGATCCAGATCAAGATCACTCCCCTCAGCGCGCTCATGCCGGTGATTTCATGGTGGAGATACCTCCCGGCACAGTTCGCGAGGAAAGATATCCGAAAGAAATATGGAAGACAATATTATCTTTCTTTTTCCTATTTATATGCGTATGTGTTAATATGATGTCGCTGTCATTAGTACACGAGCGGCTTCCAGACAGAAATACAACGCCACCACTGAATGATATTGTGCTCGACAATATAACCGCGCGGGACTGGGGCCTAGCTGTGTCAGAGTACTTGATCATGATATCTACGACGGTTGCCATGTTAGTCGTCGTCTTCCATAAACATCGATTTATAGTCGCCCGACGACTATTCTTCATAATCGGTCTACTGTATCTTTATAGGTCAGTCACCATGTTTGTGACCGTACTGCCTGTTTCCAGTACCACCTATTACTGTAGTCCTAAAAGTAACAATACAACACCACTGCTCGTTATAAGAAGAATGTTTTACCTGATATCGGGCTTCGGTCTGTCTATAAACGGAAAGCATACTTATTGTGGAGATTACATATACTCAGGACATACGATGGTGTTGGTTTTGAGTTACCTAATCGTTGCAGAATACTCACCGAAAAAGCTATGGCCGGTACACTGGGCGATGTGGGGCTCGGCTCTTCTCGGCGTATCGTTTGTGCTGCTGGCGCACGGTCATTACACGGTAGATGTTGTAATCGCGTACTACGTAACTACGCGATTGTTCTGGACGTTCCATTCGTTGCTCGTTACCCCGCATCGCAGCGGCAACGGTTACAATCACTACATGATACAACGTGAGTGGTGGTACTGGCTGTTCACGTACCTGGAGAGAAACGTGCGCGGGCCGGTGCCGCGGCGCTACGACTGGCCGCTGCCCTGGCCACGCACCAAGCTGTTCAGCCGGCTCAGCTAG